Proteins encoded in a region of the Anas acuta chromosome 13, bAnaAcu1.1, whole genome shotgun sequence genome:
- the MTM1 gene encoding myotubularin isoform X2, producing the protein MASSSTPKYNSNSLESSSIKRTLQDGTNWEKNEEIPRLPGETRVTDKDVIYMCPFNGPVKGRVYITNYRLYLRSLENDPVVVLDVPLGVISRIEKMGGASSRGENSYGLDITCKDMRNLRFALKQEGHSRRDIFEVLTKHAFPQSHNLLFFAFANEEKFSENGWMVYNPMSEYRRQGLPNERWRVTFINEHYGLCDTYPSLLVVPYNATDDDLKKVAAFRSRNRIPVLSWIHPENQAVIMRCSQPLVGMSGKRNKDDERYLDIIREANGQISKLTIYDARPNVNAVANKATGGGYESEDAYPNAELFFLDIHNIHVMRESLKKLKDIVYPNVEESHWLSSLESTHWLEHIKLVLTGAIQVADKVSSGRSSVLVHCSDGWDRTAQLTSLAMLMLDSYYRTIEGFEVLVQKEWISFGHKFASRIGHGDKNHADADRSPIFLQFIDCVWQMSKQFPTAFEFNEQFLITILDHLYSCRFGTFLYNSESVREKEKVTEKTLSLWSLINSEKSKYTNPFYSKELNRALYPVASMRHLELWVNYYIRWNPRIRQQPNPVEQRYMELLALRDDYMRRLEELQITNNSKISNSSASSTSPSQMMSQVQTHF; encoded by the exons ATGGCCTCATCATCAACACCTAAATATAATTCAAACTCCTTGGAGAGCTCCTCAATTAAAAGG acTCTACAAGATGGAactaactgggaaaaaaatgaagaaatacctCGTCTGCCAGGAGAGACTAGAGTTACAG ATAAGGATGTTATTTACATGTGTCCGTTTAATGGCCCTGTTAAAGGAAGAGTATACATCACAAACTACAGGCTGTACCTGAGAAGTCTGGAAAAC GATCCAGTTGTGGTATTGGATGTTCCATTGGGTGTAATATCAAGGATTGAAAAAATGGGAGGAGCTTCAAGCAGAGGAGAGAATTCCTATGGATTAGATATAACGTGTAAA GATATGAGAAATTTACGGTTTGCATTAAAGCAAGAAGGGCACAGTAGAAGAGATATATTTGAAGTCCTCACAAAACATGCTTTTCCCCAGTCACATAACCTG cttttttttgcttttgcaaatgaagaaaagttttcagaGAATGGCTGGATGGTGTACAATCCAATGTCCGAATACAGGAGACAG GGACTGCCTAATGAACGGTGGCGAGTGACTTTTATTAATGAGCATTACGGACTGTGTGACACATATCCATCACTCTTAGTGGTGCCATATAACGCAACAGATGATGATCTGAAGAAAGTTGCTGCCTTTAGGTCTCGAAATAGAATTCCG GTCCTGTCATGGATTCATCCGGAGAATCAAGCTGTTATTATgcgctgcagccagcccctggTTGGAATGAGTGGGAAGCGGAACAAAGACGATGAAAGATATCTTGATATCATCAGGGAGGCTAATGGACAAATCTCAAAACTGACCATCTATGATGCTAGGCCCAATGTCAATGCAGTTGCAAACAAG GCGACTGGGGGAGGATATGAAAGTGAAGATGCATATCCCAACGCAGAACTCTTCTTCTTGGACATTCACAATATTCATGTCATGCGGGAGTCtttgaagaagctgaaggacatTGTTTATCCTAATGTGGAAGAATCACACTGGTTGTCAAGTCTGGAATCAACCCATTGGTTAGAACATATAAAG CTTGTCTTGACAGGAGCTATTCAAGTGGCAGACAAGGTATCCTCAGGAAGGAGCTCTGTGCTGGTTCACTGCAGTGATGGCTGGGACCGGACAGCACAGCTAACATCGCTGGCTATGCTGATGCTAGACAGCTACTACAGAACAATTGAAGGTTTTGAAGTTCTGGTGCAGAAAGAGTGGATAAGCTTTGGACACAAATTTGCCTCG AGAATAGGCCATGGTGATAAAAACCATGCTGATGCAGACAGATCGCCCATCTTTCTCCAGTTTATTGATTGTGTGTGGCAGATGTCTAAACAG tttCCTACAGCCTTCGAATTCAATGAGCAGTTCTTGATTACAATCCTGGATCACTTGTACAGTTGCCGGTTTGGTACTTTCTTGTACAACAGCGAGTCTGTTAGAGAAAAAGAG aaagtgaCTGAAAAAACATTGTCGTTATGGTCTTTGATAAACAGCGAAAAATCTAAATACACCAATCCTTTTTATAGTAAGGAGCTAAATCGAGCTCTCTATCCAGTAGCCAGTATGCGTCACCTTGAGCTCTGGGTCAATTACTACATTAGATGGAACCCAAGAATTCGGCAACAA CCAAATCCAGTGGAGCAGCGTTACATGGAGCTCCTTGCATTACGGGATGATTATATGAGGAGACTTGAAGAGCTACAGATCACAAATAATTCTAAGATATCCAACTCATCAGCCTCATCAACATCTCCCTCACAAATGATGTCCCAAGTACAAAcgcatttttga
- the MTM1 gene encoding myotubularin isoform X3 codes for MILSMASSSTPKYNSNSLESSSIKRTLQDGTNWEKNEEIPRLPGETRVTDKDVIYMCPFNGPVKGRVYITNYRLYLRSLENDPVVVLDVPLGVISRIEKMGGASSRGENSYGLDITCKDMRNLRFALKQEGHSRRDIFEVLTKHAFPQSHNLLFFAFANEEKFSENGWMVYNPMSEYRRQGLPNERWRVTFINEHYGLCDTYPSLLVVPYNATDDDLKKVAAFRSRNRIPVLSWIHPENQAVIMRCSQPLVGMSGKRNKDDERYLDIIREANGQISKLTIYDARPNVNAVANKATGGGYESEDAYPNAELFFLDIHNIHVMRESLKKLKDIVYPNVEESHWLSSLESTHWLEHIKLVLTGAIQVADKVSSGRSSVLVHCSDGWDRTAQLTSLAMLMLDSYYRTIEGFEVLVQKEWISFGHKFASRIGHGDKNHADADRSPIFLQFIDCVWQMSKQFPTAFEFNEQFLITILDHLYSCRFGTFLYNSESVREKEKVTEKTLSLWSLINSEKSKYTNPFYSKELNRALYPVASMRHLELWVNYYIRWNPRIRQQQPNPVEQRYMELLALRDDYMRRLEELQITNNSKISNSSASSTSPSQMMSQVQTHF; via the exons ATG ATACTCAGTATGGCCTCATCATCAACACCTAAATATAATTCAAACTCCTTGGAGAGCTCCTCAATTAAAAGG acTCTACAAGATGGAactaactgggaaaaaaatgaagaaatacctCGTCTGCCAGGAGAGACTAGAGTTACAG ATAAGGATGTTATTTACATGTGTCCGTTTAATGGCCCTGTTAAAGGAAGAGTATACATCACAAACTACAGGCTGTACCTGAGAAGTCTGGAAAAC GATCCAGTTGTGGTATTGGATGTTCCATTGGGTGTAATATCAAGGATTGAAAAAATGGGAGGAGCTTCAAGCAGAGGAGAGAATTCCTATGGATTAGATATAACGTGTAAA GATATGAGAAATTTACGGTTTGCATTAAAGCAAGAAGGGCACAGTAGAAGAGATATATTTGAAGTCCTCACAAAACATGCTTTTCCCCAGTCACATAACCTG cttttttttgcttttgcaaatgaagaaaagttttcagaGAATGGCTGGATGGTGTACAATCCAATGTCCGAATACAGGAGACAG GGACTGCCTAATGAACGGTGGCGAGTGACTTTTATTAATGAGCATTACGGACTGTGTGACACATATCCATCACTCTTAGTGGTGCCATATAACGCAACAGATGATGATCTGAAGAAAGTTGCTGCCTTTAGGTCTCGAAATAGAATTCCG GTCCTGTCATGGATTCATCCGGAGAATCAAGCTGTTATTATgcgctgcagccagcccctggTTGGAATGAGTGGGAAGCGGAACAAAGACGATGAAAGATATCTTGATATCATCAGGGAGGCTAATGGACAAATCTCAAAACTGACCATCTATGATGCTAGGCCCAATGTCAATGCAGTTGCAAACAAG GCGACTGGGGGAGGATATGAAAGTGAAGATGCATATCCCAACGCAGAACTCTTCTTCTTGGACATTCACAATATTCATGTCATGCGGGAGTCtttgaagaagctgaaggacatTGTTTATCCTAATGTGGAAGAATCACACTGGTTGTCAAGTCTGGAATCAACCCATTGGTTAGAACATATAAAG CTTGTCTTGACAGGAGCTATTCAAGTGGCAGACAAGGTATCCTCAGGAAGGAGCTCTGTGCTGGTTCACTGCAGTGATGGCTGGGACCGGACAGCACAGCTAACATCGCTGGCTATGCTGATGCTAGACAGCTACTACAGAACAATTGAAGGTTTTGAAGTTCTGGTGCAGAAAGAGTGGATAAGCTTTGGACACAAATTTGCCTCG AGAATAGGCCATGGTGATAAAAACCATGCTGATGCAGACAGATCGCCCATCTTTCTCCAGTTTATTGATTGTGTGTGGCAGATGTCTAAACAG tttCCTACAGCCTTCGAATTCAATGAGCAGTTCTTGATTACAATCCTGGATCACTTGTACAGTTGCCGGTTTGGTACTTTCTTGTACAACAGCGAGTCTGTTAGAGAAAAAGAG aaagtgaCTGAAAAAACATTGTCGTTATGGTCTTTGATAAACAGCGAAAAATCTAAATACACCAATCCTTTTTATAGTAAGGAGCTAAATCGAGCTCTCTATCCAGTAGCCAGTATGCGTCACCTTGAGCTCTGGGTCAATTACTACATTAGATGGAACCCAAGAATTCGGCAACAA CAGCCAAATCCAGTGGAGCAGCGTTACATGGAGCTCCTTGCATTACGGGATGATTATATGAGGAGACTTGAAGAGCTACAGATCACAAATAATTCTAAGATATCCAACTCATCAGCCTCATCAACATCTCCCTCACAAATGATGTCCCAAGTACAAAcgcatttttga
- the MTM1 gene encoding myotubularin isoform X1, whose protein sequence is MASSSTPKYNSNSLESSSIKRTLQDGTNWEKNEEIPRLPGETRVTDKDVIYMCPFNGPVKGRVYITNYRLYLRSLENDPVVVLDVPLGVISRIEKMGGASSRGENSYGLDITCKDMRNLRFALKQEGHSRRDIFEVLTKHAFPQSHNLLFFAFANEEKFSENGWMVYNPMSEYRRQGLPNERWRVTFINEHYGLCDTYPSLLVVPYNATDDDLKKVAAFRSRNRIPVLSWIHPENQAVIMRCSQPLVGMSGKRNKDDERYLDIIREANGQISKLTIYDARPNVNAVANKATGGGYESEDAYPNAELFFLDIHNIHVMRESLKKLKDIVYPNVEESHWLSSLESTHWLEHIKLVLTGAIQVADKVSSGRSSVLVHCSDGWDRTAQLTSLAMLMLDSYYRTIEGFEVLVQKEWISFGHKFASRIGHGDKNHADADRSPIFLQFIDCVWQMSKQFPTAFEFNEQFLITILDHLYSCRFGTFLYNSESVREKEKVTEKTLSLWSLINSEKSKYTNPFYSKELNRALYPVASMRHLELWVNYYIRWNPRIRQQQPNPVEQRYMELLALRDDYMRRLEELQITNNSKISNSSASSTSPSQMMSQVQTHF, encoded by the exons ATGGCCTCATCATCAACACCTAAATATAATTCAAACTCCTTGGAGAGCTCCTCAATTAAAAGG acTCTACAAGATGGAactaactgggaaaaaaatgaagaaatacctCGTCTGCCAGGAGAGACTAGAGTTACAG ATAAGGATGTTATTTACATGTGTCCGTTTAATGGCCCTGTTAAAGGAAGAGTATACATCACAAACTACAGGCTGTACCTGAGAAGTCTGGAAAAC GATCCAGTTGTGGTATTGGATGTTCCATTGGGTGTAATATCAAGGATTGAAAAAATGGGAGGAGCTTCAAGCAGAGGAGAGAATTCCTATGGATTAGATATAACGTGTAAA GATATGAGAAATTTACGGTTTGCATTAAAGCAAGAAGGGCACAGTAGAAGAGATATATTTGAAGTCCTCACAAAACATGCTTTTCCCCAGTCACATAACCTG cttttttttgcttttgcaaatgaagaaaagttttcagaGAATGGCTGGATGGTGTACAATCCAATGTCCGAATACAGGAGACAG GGACTGCCTAATGAACGGTGGCGAGTGACTTTTATTAATGAGCATTACGGACTGTGTGACACATATCCATCACTCTTAGTGGTGCCATATAACGCAACAGATGATGATCTGAAGAAAGTTGCTGCCTTTAGGTCTCGAAATAGAATTCCG GTCCTGTCATGGATTCATCCGGAGAATCAAGCTGTTATTATgcgctgcagccagcccctggTTGGAATGAGTGGGAAGCGGAACAAAGACGATGAAAGATATCTTGATATCATCAGGGAGGCTAATGGACAAATCTCAAAACTGACCATCTATGATGCTAGGCCCAATGTCAATGCAGTTGCAAACAAG GCGACTGGGGGAGGATATGAAAGTGAAGATGCATATCCCAACGCAGAACTCTTCTTCTTGGACATTCACAATATTCATGTCATGCGGGAGTCtttgaagaagctgaaggacatTGTTTATCCTAATGTGGAAGAATCACACTGGTTGTCAAGTCTGGAATCAACCCATTGGTTAGAACATATAAAG CTTGTCTTGACAGGAGCTATTCAAGTGGCAGACAAGGTATCCTCAGGAAGGAGCTCTGTGCTGGTTCACTGCAGTGATGGCTGGGACCGGACAGCACAGCTAACATCGCTGGCTATGCTGATGCTAGACAGCTACTACAGAACAATTGAAGGTTTTGAAGTTCTGGTGCAGAAAGAGTGGATAAGCTTTGGACACAAATTTGCCTCG AGAATAGGCCATGGTGATAAAAACCATGCTGATGCAGACAGATCGCCCATCTTTCTCCAGTTTATTGATTGTGTGTGGCAGATGTCTAAACAG tttCCTACAGCCTTCGAATTCAATGAGCAGTTCTTGATTACAATCCTGGATCACTTGTACAGTTGCCGGTTTGGTACTTTCTTGTACAACAGCGAGTCTGTTAGAGAAAAAGAG aaagtgaCTGAAAAAACATTGTCGTTATGGTCTTTGATAAACAGCGAAAAATCTAAATACACCAATCCTTTTTATAGTAAGGAGCTAAATCGAGCTCTCTATCCAGTAGCCAGTATGCGTCACCTTGAGCTCTGGGTCAATTACTACATTAGATGGAACCCAAGAATTCGGCAACAA CAGCCAAATCCAGTGGAGCAGCGTTACATGGAGCTCCTTGCATTACGGGATGATTATATGAGGAGACTTGAAGAGCTACAGATCACAAATAATTCTAAGATATCCAACTCATCAGCCTCATCAACATCTCCCTCACAAATGATGTCCCAAGTACAAAcgcatttttga